From the Cyanobium sp. M30B3 genome, the window CCACTGCCGCAGCTACGCCACCGCCACCGGCCAGGGGTTGCTGTTCGTGTTCGCCGGCGACGCCGAGACGGCGGAGGCGGTGCCCCTGCCGCTGGTGCCCGAGCTGGATCAGCCCGGCTGGCTGGTGCAGGACACCTTCCGCGACCTGCCGATGGATGCCCTCACCCTGCTGGAGAACGTGCTCGATGTGAGCCACGTGCCCTTCACCCACCACCGCACCGTGGGCCGGCGCGAGAACGCCGCGCCGGTGGTGGCCGAACTCACCGGCGCCGGGCCGGAGGGCTTCACCGCCAGCTGGCCCGAGGGTCCGCGGCGGGGAAAGCTGGGCAGCCAGTTCACCACCTTCCAGGCCCCCGGCCTGATGTGGCACGACCTCACCGCCAAGGGCTTCGCCCGCTTTCTCACGGTGGTGTACGCCACGCCGATCCGCCCCGGCGAGTGCCGCCTGTTCGCCCGCTTCCCCTTCCAGTTCCAGTCGCGGCTGCCGCGCCTGCTGGTGGGCCTGCGGCCGCGCTGGCTGCAGCACATCGCCAACCACACCGTGCTTGAAGACGACCAGGTGTTCCTGCACTGGCAGGAGCGGGTGCTGGCCGAGCGGGGCGGCAGTGCCGCCTTTGCCCAGAGCTGTTTCCTGCCCAGCAGTGCCGACGTGTACGTGCGGGCCCTGCACCAGTGGGTGAACGACCACGGCGGCGTGCCCTTCCCCGGCCAGCCCCTGCCGCCCCGCGCCGAGCTGCCGGCCCTGATGGACCGCTACAGCGCCCACACCCGCCACTGCCGCAGCTGCCGCACGGCCCACGACAGGATCCAGCGCTGGCGGCCCCGGCTGCAGGCCCTGGCCGTGGCCTTGCCGCTGGTG encodes:
- a CDS encoding Rieske 2Fe-2S domain-containing protein, yielding MSASDLERWQEHWQRSWYPVAALHDLDPASPSRFTLLQQDLVLWYDRAADQWRAFADVCPHRLVPLSEGRLNEKGELECPYHGWSFDGSGQCTAIPQAEPEAAATACASARSHCRSYATATGQGLLFVFAGDAETAEAVPLPLVPELDQPGWLVQDTFRDLPMDALTLLENVLDVSHVPFTHHRTVGRRENAAPVVAELTGAGPEGFTASWPEGPRRGKLGSQFTTFQAPGLMWHDLTAKGFARFLTVVYATPIRPGECRLFARFPFQFQSRLPRLLVGLRPRWLQHIANHTVLEDDQVFLHWQERVLAERGGSAAFAQSCFLPSSADVYVRALHQWVNDHGGVPFPGQPLPPRAELPALMDRYSAHTRHCRSCRTAHDRIQRWRPRLQALAVALPLVVLLALALNGQSQAPDPLSPVSLSPAPLALALVLELLLLAAAAQLGRWQQGLERGSGQPPRNRS